One genomic region from Anopheles bellator chromosome 2, idAnoBellAS_SP24_06.2, whole genome shotgun sequence encodes:
- the LOC131207969 gene encoding homeotic protein spalt-major-like: protein MIQVDSVGYPSNVKDESSADEDMKENGRIDNGSPIAKPSVQLLAKMSEEFAEKAAGVAAAAGRLNDHHPHRHHHHHHHLRHHRASGHHYQSAASTDRDEIGAAADRRHSEADLSDDENNEDEEMAEEGRRDTPNRRAEAGHDQDDCGGDGAAAADEHDEDEPEKLRLMATEDDGCATGRSSPRTPPPAPPPSVHRTPDGLASLLGGSVAGDDAAAAVAALGGPAAAAIAAAAAAAAAKGPNAAITGALGAPCGDFNPAAFGFPPVPPPAAAAPGMSIQAFQNAIAQFTANALANNVDNETVVKNLAILQSALFTLQQQQFLQFQLIQHLQSQLVKKHTPEKEDVGSLLGAGMAGLAAAAAAASGGGIVGGLAGPGGVDSATIGFLNNNNNNHSQYNHNNHGKGSGSRQHHHSQHHHPHHQQQQQPQHHHHHHHQQQQQQSKNEPQDLRKSAQPAADADEEEEVEEEGIEDAFSKSYQMANMMAAAAAAAAAAAKSHHPPPHVSELLRPSIHPIPEEELRKPKPADPSYGSSSADKPSASSASSVTLPSSSSSGPTGTSSSSSATAATPGSSSGRSEKDEILPYSHQHPDHHLQGSFSSLAASIITDHAPSILGEPNSLAMLEKKAQEVLNSASQGILSNNLLDELAFANDKSSPNGRNDAALFKHRCRYCGKIFGSDSSLQIHIRSHTGERPYKCNVCGSRFTTKGNLKVHFQRHSDKYPHIPMNPNPVPEHLDKYFPPLIPQEALKEQQQQQQQEQQQQQQQQQRQPPPPASQPSSQPPTGPPGFPGVVDGRAPPFPPRGFFPDFYIPRPPLQDLFGSVGGASDVAGRTPVDLSQMKKPEPAPPPAPPALAVRAESRGTPEMRSPHSPLDAMPSERPGSAKIKQEPMDESLDLSDKSTKIMTRSTSTPIHQLHHHHHHQHHPHHQLRDQDEPKESAAASVRDREDSRDAMERDSVDHLKDDGASGGSSGAGAVNHALNSSASEKDFPLKLKNNSVENLATVPSVSPPSSSSSGSLYQDTVLDPSFYAAHLPRPDSNDSSWENFIEISSETSKLQELVDNIENKTSEPNQCLVCKKVLSCRSALQMHYRVHTGERPFRCKICGRSFTTKGNLKTHMSVHRIKPPMRTLHQCPVCHQKFSNIFVLQQHIRLHTGEMTDLTPDQIKAAEIKDYGDGGPGGPGGPGGVGGVPPPPAVHPDALRLNPFGMRLASEFHQQQQHLQQQQQQQQQQQQHLQQQQQNKRTLEHSDEENENDGPSIPPVVERVTPIGKLPKVPIHEKLKVKAGLTSPAIDSQVEDLRAMNLQRLSMRSLPPAADDSFSRDSSSSASPTAAAAAAAASSSSSGSEAKRLRSSSPSPSSRRSPMSTPPTMMGGAEQASAAGRAAAAAAAAVAFPYGPPFLGMPQFPPFIQRPPFLGSVPIVPPGASMPPFGLFGVRGNTTTCNICFKTFACNSALEIHYRSHTKERPFKCTICDRGFSTKGNMKQHMLTHKIRDMFGNSGGNSGDESRTQTPPQDSHSQSSNGSEQNNHNQQQQPQQDGSSQDFSPSSGGGHRYGGGRSGNRERSKSAGSYDDDGMAMSSSSGGPALKREQPTDGADHAGRENGQQGSSLQSASASDRGSSPTPLMAGSAALAAAAAAAASNNNYNEYIGKEVVDLKNWCQKLKEMPENIAAS, encoded by the exons ATGATTCAGGTCGACTCTGTTGGATATCCGTCAAACGTTAAGGATGAGTCCAGCGCAGATGAAG ATATGAAGGAGAATGGTCGCATCGACAACGGCAGCCCAATCGCGAAACCGTCGGTCCAATTGTTAGCGAAGATGTCGGAGGAATTCGCCGAAAAGGCGGCAggggtggcagcggcggcaggACGGTTGAACGACCATCATCCTCAtcggcaccatcatcatcatcatcatcttcgtcacCACCGGGCCAGCGGTCACCACTATCAGTCAGCGGCCTCGACGGATCGCGACGAGATCGGGGCGGCGGCCGATCGGCGGCACAGCGAGGCTGATTTAAGTGACGACGAGAACAATGAGGACGAGGAGATGGCCGAGGAGGGGCGCAGGGACACGCCGAACCGAAGGGCCGAAGCTGGCCACGATCAGGATGACTGCGGAGGTgacggcgccgccgccgccgatgagcacgacgaggacgagccgGAAAAGCTACGGCTGATGGCGACGGAGGATGATGGGTGTGCCACGGGGCGTAGTAGTCCTCGAACGCCTCCGCCGGCCCCACCACCCTCGGTCCACCGAACACCCGACGGTCTGGCCTCCCTTCTGGGGGGTTCGGTGGCGGGTGATGACGCGGCGGCCGCAGTAGCCGCCCTCGGaggaccggcggcggctgccattgccgcggcggccgctgcagcggcggccaaGGGACCGAACGCGGCCATCACCGGGGCCCTCGGGGCACCGTGCGGGGACTTCAACCCGGCCGCCTTCGGATTCCCACCGGTGCCACCCCCAGCCGCCGCGGCCCCGGGGATGTCGATCCAGGCGTTCCAGAACGCGATCGCCCAGTTCACGGCGAACGCGCTCGCCAACAACGTCGACAACGAGACGGTCGTCAAGAACCTGGCCATCCTGCAGTCGGCGCTGTTtacgctgcagcagcagcagttcctcCAGTTCCAACTCATCCAGCACCTCCAATCGCAGCTGGTCAAGAAGCACACTCCGGAGAAGGAGGACGTCGGTAGCTTGCTCGGCGCGGGAATGGCTggcctggcggcggcggctgccgctgctagTGGCGGCGGGATCGTGGGCGGCCTGGCCGGACCCGGTGGAGTAGATAGCGCAACGATCGGTttcctcaacaacaacaataacaatcacAGCCAATACAATCACAACAACCACGGCAagggcagcggcagccggcagcaccaccacagccagcaccaccatccgcaccatcagcagcagcagcaaccgcaacaccaccaccatcaccaccaccaacagcagcagcagcagtcgaagAATGAGCCGCAGGACCTGCGGAAGTCAGCGCAACCCGCGGCCGACgcggacgaggaagaggaggtCGAGGAGGAGGGCATTGAGGATGCGTTCAGCAAGAGCTACCAGATGGCGAAcatgatggcggcggcggcagcggccgcggcagccgcggccaagtcccaccacccaccgccacaCGTCAGCGAGCTGCTCCGGCCGTCGATCCACCCGATCCCGGAAGAGGAACTGAG gaaaccgaaacccgcgGATCCGAGCTACGGCTCGTCCTCGGCCGACAAACCGTCGGCTTCGTCGGCCAGCTCCGTCACGCTGccgtcctcttcgtcgtccgGTCCCACGGGGacgtcttcttcttcgtcggcgACGGCAGCTACGCCCGGTTCGTCCAGTGGTCGCTCGGAGAAGGACGAGATCCTGCCGTACTCGCACCAGCACCCGGACCACCACCTGCAGGGCAGCTTCTCGTCGCTGGcggccagcatcatcaccgaTCACGCCCCGTCGATCCTGGGCGAGCCGAACTCACTCGCGATGCTGGAGAAGAAGGCCCAGGAGGTGCTGAACTCGGCCTCGCAGGGTATCCTCTCCAACAACCTGCTGGACGAGTTGGCGTTCGCGAACGACAAGTCGTCGCCGAATGGGCGCAACGATGCGGCACTCTTCAagcaccggtgccggtacTGCGGGAAGATCTTCGGTTCCGACTCGTCGCTCCAGATCCACATCCGGTCGCATACGGGCGAGCGGCCGTACAAGTGTAACGTGTGCGGTAGTCGCTTCACCACCAAGGGTAACCTGAAGGTGCACTTCCAGCGCCACTCGGACAAGTACCCGCACATCCCGatgaacccgaacccggtgccGGAACACCTGGACAAGTACTTCCCGCCACTGATCCCGCAGGAGGCACtcaaggagcagcagcaacagcagcagcaagagcagcagcaacagcaacagcagcagcaacgacaaccgccaccaccagccagtcAACCCTCGTCCCAGCCGCCCACCGGTCCgcccgggttcccgggtgtGGTCGATGGCCGGGCACCTCCATTCCCACCGCGAGGCTTCTTTCCGGACTTTTACATCCCCCGGCCACCGCTGCAGGATCTGTTCGGTAGCGTCGGCGGTGCGAGCGATGTCGCCGGCCGCACTCCGGTCGATCTGTCGCAGATgaagaaaccggaaccggcaccaccaccagcgccaccagcgtTGGCGGTGCGGGCGGAATCACGGGGAACGCCCGAGATGCGGTCGCCGCATTCACCGCTCGACGCCATGCCCAGCGagcggcccggctcggccaaGATCAAGCAGGAGCCGATGGACGAGTCACTGGATCTGTCGGACAAGTCCACCAAGATTATGACGCGATCGACGAGCACCCCGATCCATcagctgcaccaccaccaccaccaccagcatcacccGCACCACCAGCTGCGGGATCAGGATGAGCCGAAGgaatcggcggcggcgagtgtCCGTGATCGGGAAGATAGTCGCGATGCGATGGAACGCGATTCGGTGGATCACCTGAAGGATGACGGTGCCAGTGGGGGCAGCAGTGGGGCGGGTGCGGTGAACCACGCGCTCAATAGTTCCGCCAGCGAGAAGGACTTCCCGCTGAAGCTGAAGAACAACTCGGTGGAGAACCTGGCCACGGTGCCGTCGGTGTCGCCACCGTCCAGCTCGTCGTCCGGCTCGCTGTACCAGGACACGGTGCTGGATCCGTCGTTCTACGCGGCGCACCTGCCCCGGCCGGACAGCAACGACAGTTCGTGGGAGAACTTCATCGAGATCTCGTCCGAGACGTCGAAGCTGCAGGAGCTGGTGGACAACATCGAGAACAAGACGTCCGAGCCGAACCAGTGTCTGGTGTGCAAGAAGGTCCTGTCGTGCCGGAGCGCACTCCAGATGCACTACCGGGTGCACACGGGCGAGCGCCCTTTCCGCTGCAAGATCTGTGGCCGGTCGTTCACCACCAAGGGCAACCTGAAGACGCACATGAGCGTGCACAGGATCAAGCCGCCGATGCGCACGCTCCACCAGTGCCCGGTCTGCCACCAGAAGTTCTCCAACATCTTCGTCCTCCAGCAGCACATCCGGCTGCACACGGGCGAGATGACGGATCTGACGCCGGACCAGATCAAGGCGGCCGAGATCAAGGACTACGGCGATGGTGGGCCCGGTGGACCCGGCGGtcccggtggcgtcggtggcgttccaccgccacccgcaGTCCATCCGGATGCGCTCCGGCTAAACCCGTTCGGGATGCGGTTGGCCAGTGagttccaccagcaacagcaacacctccagcagcaacaacaacaacaacagcagcagcagcaacacctccagcagcagcaacagaacaaGCGCACCCTGGAGCACTCGGACGAGGAGAACGAGAACGATGGTCCGTCGATACCGCCGGTGGTCGAGCGGGTGACGCCGATCGGGAAGCTCCCGAAGGTGCCGATCCACGAGAAGCTGAAGGTGAAGGCGGGTCTGACGTCGCCGGCGATCGACAGCCAGGTGGAGGACCTGCGGGCGATGAACTTGCAGCGCCTGTCGATGCGCTCGCTtccgccggcggccgatgaCTCGTTCTCCCGGGACTCGTCCTCATCCGCcagcccgacggcggcggcggcggcggcggccgcctcctccagcagctccggctCCGAAGCGAAGCGCCTCCGCTCGTCCAGTCCCTCGCCGTCGTCCCGACGCTCGCCCATGTCCACACCACCGACGATGATGGGCGGCGCGGAGCAAGCGAGTGCGGCGGGTCGGGccgcggcagccgccgccgcagccgtcgCCTTCCCGTACGGCCCACCGTTCCTCGGGATGCCCCAGTTTCCGCCCTTCATCCAGCGGCCACCATTCCTTGGCAGCGTCCCGATCGTCCCGCCCGGCGCCTCGATGCCCCCGTTCGGCCTTTTCG GCGTCCGTGGAAACACAACAACTTGTAATATTTGCTTTAAAACTTTCGCCTGTAATTCCGCACTCGAAATTCATTACCGAAGCCATACGAAGGAGCGCCCATTCAAATGTACAATCTGCGATCGAGGATTCTCTACCAAG GGAAATATGAAGCAGCACATGCTCACTCACAAAATCCGTGATATGTTCGGCAACTCGGGTGGCAACTCCGGTGATGAGTCGCGCACGCAGACGCCACCCCAGGACAGTCACTCCCAGTCGTCGAACGGTTCCGAGCAGAACAAccacaaccagcagcagcagccacagcaggaCGGATCGTCCCAGGACTTTTCGCCATcctccggcggtggccatcggtaCGGCGGTGGACGGTCCGGCAACCGGGAGCGCTCCAAGTCGGCCGGCagctacgacgacgacgggatgGCGAtgtcctcctcctccggcgGGCCGGCTCTCAAGCGTGAGCAGCCCACGGACGGAGCTGACCATGCTGGCCGAGAGAACGGGCAGCAAGGGAGCAGCCTGCAGTCGGCGAGCGCCTCGGACCGGGGCAGCTCACCGACGCCCCTGATGGCCGGCAGTGCTgccctggcggcggcggccgctgcggccgcctccaacaacaactacaacgAGTACATCGGCAAGGAGGTGGTCGATCTGAAGAACTGGTGCCAGAAGCTGAAGGAGATGCCGGAGAACATTGCCGCGAGTTGA